One Vespa velutina chromosome 9, iVesVel2.1, whole genome shotgun sequence DNA segment encodes these proteins:
- the LOC124951430 gene encoding disco-interacting protein 2 isoform X6: MAEFNIDIGKLPEDVREKLAELDLELSEGDITQKGYEKKRTRLLQQYASKQLEVRQEAVQQALAAMQGRPKPSLPMPSKRTSVMARSPERERRDSGESSSDEDSVVTEESPGAGGPTGTGLSDTSSTGSARDTPPPPRPPARRPPGADITDIAEYTPHAYCNIQPPDVTHTGSTPTAQQSTRRPGADRVNRYHVVEDQNNTGTTGRWKVSAKIQQLLNTLKRPKRRPLPEFYEDDDIELEIAANPKDPNAPKPEGGSMTSAIGEPLSVPSGLPRSLEAAIQRYGSASYKAPVATVLDPNGKLCITLTYGKLLSRSHKIAYTLLNKALSRGGDCCLKPGDRIALVYPNNDPISFMCAFYGCLQAGIVPVPIEVPLTRRDAGSQQIGFLLGSCEIQVALTSEACLKGLPKTAAGEVVAFKGWPKLHWFVTEHLGKTPKDWLPPPRLTDDTPAYIEYTTVKDGSVMGVTVTRSAMLAHCRALTQACGYTEGENAVCVLDFKREVGLWHSTLTSVLNGMHVIFIPYALMKVNPASWMQMITKHRASVAVVKSRDLHWGLLATKDHKDISLSSLRLLLVADGANPWSLSSCDQFLSVFQSKGLRPDAVCPCASSSEALTVSVRRPGRAGVNATGRGVLSMSGLSYGVVRVDQENSLTSLTLQDCGQVMPGSIVVVVKMEGKPYICKTDEVGEICVHSAATGSQYWGLQGLTNNTFKVSPLQADSTPLGDVEYTRSGLLGFLGPGGLVFVCGSRDGLMTVTGRKHNADDIIATVLAVEPMKFIYRGRIAVFSVRVLRDERICVVAEQRPDCSEEESFQWMSRVLQAVDSIHAVGIYCLALVPPNYLPKTPLGGIHLSETKRRFLEGALHPANVLLCPHTCVTNLPKPREVHSAGDSVADVGPASVMVGNIVQGNRLASAQGRDMGVLDEDSDNAKKYQFISEILRWRAVSTSDHVIFTSLNAKGAVATSLSCSQLHKKAERIGNLLLDRGRINTGDHVALIFPPGTDLICAFYGCLYVGAVPVTIRPPHPQNLQTTLPTVRMIVDVSKSVLVLTNQNIMKLLKTKEANNVIEVKSWPTILDMDDMPKKKLPVMYRAPTAEMLAYLDFSVSTTGMLAGIKMSHAAVTSLCRAMKLACELYPSRHIALCLDPYSGLGFALWCLSSIYSGHHSILIPPSEVEANPALWLSAVSQSRVRDTFCSYGVMELCTKGLGSSVHALKARGVSLACVRTCVVVAEERPRIALTTSFSKLFSALGLSPRAVSTSFGCRVNTAICLQGASSPEPSTVYVDLRALRNDRVSLVERGSPHSLCLMESGKLLPGVKVIIANPETKGQCGDSHLGEIWVQSAHNASGYFTIYGDETDYADHFNARLVTGNTNEVYARTGYLGFLRRTESVQQSVISDVPGDTSASEADLVPGDAELHDAVFVVGALDEAILLRGMRYHPIDIENSVMRCHKKIAECAVFTWTNLLVVVVELDGSESEALDLVALVTSAVLEEHHLVVGVVVVVDPGVVPINSRGEKQRMHLRDGFLADQLDPIYVAYNM, from the exons gaGACATAACGCAAAAGGGCTATGAAAAGAAACGGACTCGTCTACTACAGCAATATGCTTCAAAACAACTcg AGGTACGTCAGGAGGCGGTACAGCAAGCCCTGGCAGCTATGCAAGGTCGGCCGAAACCTTCCTTGCCAATGCCATCGAAGAGAACTTCCGTCATGGCTAGAAGTCCTGAACGAGAACGTCGCGATAGCGGAGAATCTAGTAGCGATGAGGATAGTGTCGTAACGGAAGAGAGTCCTGGTGCTGGTGGTCCAACTG gTACTGGCTTATCAGACACTAGCAGTACCGGATCAGCACGTGAtactccaccaccaccaagaCCACCGGCAAGGAGGCCACCTGGTGCCGACATTACTGACATCGCCGAATATACGCCTCATGCTTATTGTAACATACAACCACCGGACGTAACACACACGGGCAGTACGCCAACGGCACAACAGTCTACGAGACGGCCTGGTGCCGATCGTGTCAATCGTTACCACGTAGTCGAGGATCAAAATAATACTGGAACAACTGGACGTTGGAAGGTATCAGCGAAAATTCAACAATTATTGAATACGTTAAAACGGCCAAAGAGACGGCCACTTCCTGAATTTTACGAGGACGATGATATAGAACTCGAGATAGCTGCTAATCCGAAAGATCCTAATGCACCAAAACCGGAAGGTGGTTCGATGACGTCTGCGATCGGTGAACCATTGTCCGTGCCGTCAGGCCTGCCTAGATCACTCGAAGCCGCTATTCAAAg gtACGGCTCAGCAAGTTACAAAGCACCGGTCGCAACCGTTCTAGATCCTAACGGCAAACTCTGCATCACATTGACATATGGAAAACTTTTAAGTCGTTCCCATAAAATAGCCTATACACTTTTAAACAAGGCTCTAAGCCGTGGCGGTGATTGTTGTCTCAAGCCTGGAGATAGAATCGCTTTGGTATATCCGAACAACGATCCAATAAGTTTCATGTGTGCATTTTATGGTTGCCTTCAAGCTGGTATCGTCCCCGTACCGATCGAGGTACCATTGACACGTCGAGACGCAGGTTCCCAACAGATTGGTTTTCTTCTTGGTAGTTGTGAAATACAG GTGGCCCTAACCAGCGAGGCCTGTCTCAAAGGTTTACCAAAGACAGCGGCTGGCGAGGTTGTAGCTTTCAAGGGTTGGCCAAAATTACATTGGTTCGTTACAGAACATTTAGGTAAAACTCCAAAAGATTGGTTACCACCGCCTCGTTTAACCGACGATACACCAGCTTACATCGAGTATACTACAGTAAAGGATGGATCGGTGATGGGTGTGACAGTGACAAGATCAGCTATGCTTGCTCATTGTCGTGCCCTTACTCAAGCATGCGGTTATACAGAAGGAGAAAATGCCGTTTGTGTGTTAGATTTTAAACGGGAAGTTGGCCTCTGGCATAGCACTCTTACTAGCGTATTAAATGGGATGCACGTTATATTTATACCTTATGCCTTGATGAAGGTCAATCCAGCTAGTTGGATGCAAATGATAACGAAACATCGGGCTAGCGTGGCTGTTGTTAAATCACGAGATCTTCATTGGGGTTTATTAGCGACCAAAGATCACAAGGATATATCATTATCCTCATTGAGGTTGCTACTAGTCGCTGACGGTGCCAATCCTTGGTCCCTTTCCTCTTGTGATCAATTTCTTTCGGTGTTCCAATCGAAGGGTTTAAGACCAGACGCTGTATGTCCTTGCGCATCCTCTAGCGAAGCCCTTACCGTTTCTGTCAGAAGACCTGGCCGAGCAGGAGTAAATGCTACTGGGCGTGGTGTCCTTTCTATGTCAGGATTAAGCTACGGTGTTGTTAGGGTAGATCAAGAAAATTCATTGACTTCACTGACGTTACAAGATTGTGGTCAAGTTATGCCAGGAA GTATCGTAGTGGTAGTTAAGATGGAAGGAAAGCCATACATTTGTAAAACCGATGAGGTTGGTGAAATATGCGTCCATAGTGCTGCAACTGGTAGCCAATATTGGGGATTGCAAGGATTAACAAACAATACTTTCAAAGTATCACCTTTACAAGCGGATAGTACTCCATTAGGCGACGTGGAATATACGCGATCTGGTTTGTTAGGATTTCTTGGCCCTGGTGGCTTGGTATTCGTTTGTGGATCTCGCGATGGTCTTATGACTGTGACAGGAAGGAAACATAATGCGGACGATATAATAGCTACCGTATTAGCTGTGGAACCaatgaaattcatttatcGTGGTAGAATAGCTGTCTTCAGCGTAAGAGTTTTGAGAGACGAAAGGATATGTGTCGTTGCTGAGCAGCGGCCCGATTGTAGCGAGGAAGag AGTTTTCAATGGATGTCACGTGTTTTGCAAGCGGTCGATTCAATTCACGCAGTTGGAATTTATTGTCTTGCATTAGTTCCACCTAATTATCTACCAAAAACACCACTTGGGGGTATTCACCTGTCTGAAACTAAAAGACGTTTTCTAGAAGGTGCACTACATCCAGCTAACGTCCTGCTCTGCCCCCACACTTGTGTTACCAACTTACCAAAACCGCGTGAAGTGCATTCGG CGGGGGATTCTGTTGCAGACGTTGGTCCGGCGAGCGTAATGGTTGGCAACATCGTTCAAGGAAATAGACTGGCTTCTGCTCAAGGACGTGACATGGGTGTTTTAGATGAGGATAGCGATAACGCCAAGAAG TATCAATTCATCTCGGAGATTTTACGTTGGCGTGCTGTCAGTACATCTGATCACGTCATCTTCACATCACTCAATGCCAAAGGAGCAGTTGCAACTTCGTTATCGTGTTCTCAATTGCACAAGAAAGCCGAACGCATTGGGAATCTTCTTTTGGATCGTGGAAGAATCAACACTGGGGATCACGTTGCATTGATATTTCCACCTGGGACAGATTTGATATGCGCATTTTATGGTTGTCTTTATGTCGGTGCTGTCCCTGTTACCATCAGGCCTCCACATCCTCAAAATCTACAAACAACATTACCAACCGTACGCATGATCGTCGATGTCAGTAAATCGGTACTCGTACTGACGAATCAAAACATTATGAAACTTCTAAAGACTAAA GAAGCTAATAATGTCATCGAGGTGAAAAGTTGGCCAACGATTCTCGATATGGATGACATGCCAAAGAAGAAGCTTCCGGTTATGTATCGTGCACCTACAGCGGAAATGTTGGCTTACTTGGATTTCAGTGTCTCTACTACGGGCATGTTGGCTGGCATTAAAATGTCTCATGCGGCAGTAACATCGTTGTGCCGTGCTATGAAACTTGCATGCGAATTGTATCCTTCGAGACATATTGCTCTATGTTTAGATCCATATTCTGGTCTTGGATTTGCCCTTTGGTGTTTAAGCAGTATATACAGCGGACATCATTCCATTTTAATACCACCGTCCGAG GTGGAAGCAAATCCAGCCCTTTGGTTGTCAGCTGTTAGCCAGTCTAGAGTAAGGGATACATTTTGCTCATATGGTGTTATGGAGTTGTGCACAAAAGGCTTGGGTTCCTCGGTTCATGCTCTTAAAGCACGTGGCGTTAGTTTGGCCTGCGTAAGAACCTGCGTCGTAGTTGCTGAGGAGAGACCACGAATAGCTTTGACTACGAGCTTCAGTAAATTATTTTCCGCTCTTGGATTAAGTCCACGTGCGGTTTCAACGTCATTCGGATGTAGAGTTAATACTGCCATTTGTCTTCag ggaGCATCTAGTCCAGAACCATCAACGGTATACGTGGACCTACGAGCATTACGTAACGACCGTGTTTCCCTCGTCGAAAGAGGCAGTCCACATTCTCTCTGTCTAATGGAATCTGGAAAATTGTTACCTGGTGTAAAAGTTATCATAGCCAATCCAGAAACAAAAGGCCAATGCGGCGATTCTCATCTAGGAGAAATATGGGTTCAATCGGCTCATAATGCCAGCGGTTATTTCACGATTTATGGGGACGAAACTGATTATGCCGATCATTTCAATGCACGCCTTGTAACAGGAAATACCAATGAGGTTTATGCCAGGACCGGTTATCTTGGTTTTCTTCGACGGACTGAAAGCGTACAACAGTCTGTTATTAGTGATGTTCCCGGTGATACTTCTGCATCCGAAGCCGATCTTGTACCCGGTGACGCCGAATTACATGACGCTGTTTTCGTGGTCGGTGCACTCGACGAAGCCATTTTACTTAGGGGCATGCGATATCATCCAATTGACATTGAAAACAGTGTTATGAGATGTCATAAAAAAATCGCCGAATG CGCCGTGTTTACGTGGACTAATCTGTTAGTAGTAGTGGTCGAGCTCGATGGAAGTGAAAGTGAAGCTCTCGATTTAGTGGCACTAGTTACTAGCGCTGTTTTGGAAGAACATCATTTGGTAGTAGGCGTCGTTGTAGTAGTTGATCCTGGTGTAGTTCCAATCAACTCGAGAGGTGAGAAACAACGGATGCATTTGCGCGATGGATTTCTTGCCGATCAACTTGACCCAATTTATGTAGCCTATAACATGTGA
- the LOC124951430 gene encoding disco-interacting protein 2 homolog A isoform X4, protein MRPLSFENLRRLVSRKKDRNEPSFKRSESFKRISIRKSYLDRGKRRNKLQKNLEPVITAQPVVVVSAPATTSVPDQQENVQATRIKIKEEQEVRRQQENVSLSRESISYDEWLQGVGSSSRDKLQEKILVQEATSKVSSKVTTRQQIQDRRSSNDLTDDLNSAILSLKPFGPNTHDEDDWIYSEKNVHHNDNLGQTRESACVPLETGPPSVSISLGRVWRDAVPVPYPSSSGPSVHHSLDSALKERKPSQPTVARTVSAPEKTIIKDNTSSSSSFGFSLRIGKLADFRAGSTRNGFFRRKTSKPSPSVSTEGYFKRTSGQRRSSSRRRGKRTTSSQRTTSQRTSQRTKKKNDQQSAVRENSPVWFVPPERRRSRRQRRVWREIRYFPEEEENREDEAGARAGALILEKYDDYYSSNLSDDQFDDQKLLLSGDFNERRDEAFNSLVSSSLGSFSVTSSSSSVCPAPKISDFNEDKLFSEELRNRGLLGRRTIWKNNTTSPIVTTENYFTSSQFINFLAKNSSDRNTKERSRKDSNSYYRYLSSSESDNESSRRDILDDDRLSQRQQQHLKRQKSGPRRRPLRRKSQLRRASGQPVFLVRKCSSLRKRPRDITQKGYEKKRTRLLQQYASKQLEVRQEAVQQALAAMQGRPKPSLPMPSKRTSVMARSPERERRDSGESSSDEDSVVTEESPGAGGPTGTGLSDTSSTGSARDTPPPPRPPARRPPGADITDIAEYTPHAYCNIQPPDVTHTGSTPTAQQSTRRPGADRVNRYHVVEDQNNTGTTGRWKVSAKIQQLLNTLKRPKRRPLPEFYEDDDIELEIAANPKDPNAPKPEGGSMTSAIGEPLSVPSGLPRSLEAAIQRYGSASYKAPVATVLDPNGKLCITLTYGKLLSRSHKIAYTLLNKALSRGGDCCLKPGDRIALVYPNNDPISFMCAFYGCLQAGIVPVPIEVPLTRRDAGSQQIGFLLGSCEIQVALTSEACLKGLPKTAAGEVVAFKGWPKLHWFVTEHLGKTPKDWLPPPRLTDDTPAYIEYTTVKDGSVMGVTVTRSAMLAHCRALTQACGYTEGENAVCVLDFKREVGLWHSTLTSVLNGMHVIFIPYALMKVNPASWMQMITKHRASVAVVKSRDLHWGLLATKDHKDISLSSLRLLLVADGANPWSLSSCDQFLSVFQSKGLRPDAVCPCASSSEALTVSVRRPGRAGVNATGRGVLSMSGLSYGVVRVDQENSLTSLTLQDCGQVMPGSIVVVVKMEGKPYICKTDEVGEICVHSAATGSQYWGLQGLTNNTFKVSPLQADSTPLGDVEYTRSGLLGFLGPGGLVFVCGSRDGLMTVTGRKHNADDIIATVLAVEPMKFIYRGRIAVFSVRVLRDERICVVAEQRPDCSEEESFQWMSRVLQAVDSIHAVGIYCLALVPPNYLPKTPLGGIHLSETKRRFLEGALHPANVLLCPHTCVTNLPKPREVHSAGDSVADVGPASVMVGNIVQGNRLASAQGRDMGVLDEDSDNAKKYQFISEILRWRAVSTSDHVIFTSLNAKGAVATSLSCSQLHKKAERIGNLLLDRGRINTGDHVALIFPPGTDLICAFYGCLYVGAVPVTIRPPHPQNLQTTLPTVRMIVDVSKSVLVLTNQNIMKLLKTKEANNVIEVKSWPTILDMDDMPKKKLPVMYRAPTAEMLAYLDFSVSTTGMLAGIKMSHAAVTSLCRAMKLACELYPSRHIALCLDPYSGLGFALWCLSSIYSGHHSILIPPSEVEANPALWLSAVSQSRVRDTFCSYGVMELCTKGLGSSVHALKARGVSLACVRTCVVVAEERPRIALTTSFSKLFSALGLSPRAVSTSFGCRVNTAICLQGASSPEPSTVYVDLRALRNDRVSLVERGSPHSLCLMESGKLLPGVKVIIANPETKGQCGDSHLGEIWVQSAHNASGYFTIYGDETDYADHFNARLVTGNTNEVYARTGYLGFLRRTESVQQSVISDVPGDTSASEADLVPGDAELHDAVFVVGALDEAILLRGMRYHPIDIENSVMRCHKKIAECAVFTWTNLLVVVVELDGSESEALDLVALVTSAVLEEHHLVVGVVVVVDPGVVPINSRGEKQRMHLRDGFLADQLDPIYVAYNM, encoded by the exons ATGAGGCCACTCTCCTTCGAGAACCTTAGGAGGCTCGTGAGCCGCaagaaggatagaaacgaGCCATCCTTCAAACGTAGCGAGTCGTTTAAAAGGATATCTATAAGGAAAAGTTATCTCGATCGTGGTAAACGACGTAACAAGTTGCAAAAGAATCTTGAACCGGTGATAACGGCTCAACCGGTGGTTGTAGTGTCAGCACCGGCCACTACGAGCGTGCCGGACCAACAGGAAAATGTACAGGCTACGAGGATCAAGATCAAGGAGGAACAGGAGGTTAGGAGACAACAGGAAAACGTATCGCTTAGCCGTGAATCTATCAGTTATGACGAATGGTTACAAGGCGTTGGCTCCTCCTCTCGTGATAAActtcaagaaaaaatattggtcCAAGAGGCTACGAGTAAAGTTTCGTCGAAGGTTACGACGAGACAACAAATTCAAGATCGTCGCTCTAGCAATGATCTAACTGACGACTTAAACTCAGCGATTTTGTCATTGAAACCGTTCGGTCCTAATACGCACGACGAGGACGATTGGATTTATtctgaaaaaaatgttcatcataacgataatcttGGACAAACGCGTGAAAGCGCGTGTGTACCCCTTGAAACTGGACCGCCCAGTGTCAGTATCAGCCTTGGACGAGTTTGGAGGGACGCCGTACCGGTACCATATCCTTCCTCTTCCGGGCCCTCCGTTCATCATTCGTTGGACAGTGCattgaaagaacgaaaacCTTCACAACCGACGGTCGCTAGAACCGTCTCGGCCCCGGAAAAGACAATCATCAAGGACAACACATCATCCTCGTCCTCGTTTGGCTTCTCGCTTAGGATCGGCAAGCTGGCTGACTTCAGGGCAGG GAGCACGAGGAATGGATTCTTCCGACGAAAAACGTCTAAGCCATCACCGAGCGTCAGTACCGAAGGTTATTTCAAGAGGACCAGCGGTCAAAGGAGATCGAGTTCGAGAAGACGTGGAAAGAGGACGACGTCGTCGCAGCGTACGACCTCCCAGAGGACATCtcaaaggacaaagaaaaagaatgatcaaCAGTCGGCTGTTCGTGAGAACAGTCCGGTATGGTTCGTGCCACCGGAAAGGAGACGTTCGAGACGTCAGAGACGAGTTTGGCGAGAGATTCGTTATTTTcctgaggaggaggagaatcGGGAGGATGAAGCAGGAGCAAGAGCAGGAGCATTGATTCTCGAAAAATACgacgattattattcgtcGAATTTGTCGGATGATCAATTCGACGATCAAAAATTGTTACTCTCTGGGGATTTTAATGAGAGAAGAGACGAGGCATTCaattctctcgtttcttcgtcGTTAGGTTCCTTCTCGGTTACGTCATCTTCCTCCTCGGTATGTCCAGCGCCAAAAATCAGCGATTTCAACGAGGACAAATTATTCTCCGAGGAATTGAGGAATCGTGGTTTACTCGGTAGAAGAACCAtttggaaaaataatacgacGTCTCCTATCGTTACaacagaaaattattttactagcagtcaatttattaattttctcgcTAAGAATTCATCCGATCGTAACACCAAAGAAAGATCAAGAAAGGATAGCAATTCATATTACAGATATCTGAGCTCTAGTGAGAGCGATAACGAATCTTCTCGACGTGATATCCTCGACGACGATCGTCTCTCTCAACGTCAGCAACAACATCTTAAACGACAAAAATCTGGACCGAGAAGACGAcctttaagaagaaaatcgcAACTTCGCCGAGCATCTGGCCAGCCCGTTTTTCTTGTTCGCAAATGCTCGTCCTTGAGAAAACGACCCA gaGACATAACGCAAAAGGGCTATGAAAAGAAACGGACTCGTCTACTACAGCAATATGCTTCAAAACAACTcg AGGTACGTCAGGAGGCGGTACAGCAAGCCCTGGCAGCTATGCAAGGTCGGCCGAAACCTTCCTTGCCAATGCCATCGAAGAGAACTTCCGTCATGGCTAGAAGTCCTGAACGAGAACGTCGCGATAGCGGAGAATCTAGTAGCGATGAGGATAGTGTCGTAACGGAAGAGAGTCCTGGTGCTGGTGGTCCAACTG gTACTGGCTTATCAGACACTAGCAGTACCGGATCAGCACGTGAtactccaccaccaccaagaCCACCGGCAAGGAGGCCACCTGGTGCCGACATTACTGACATCGCCGAATATACGCCTCATGCTTATTGTAACATACAACCACCGGACGTAACACACACGGGCAGTACGCCAACGGCACAACAGTCTACGAGACGGCCTGGTGCCGATCGTGTCAATCGTTACCACGTAGTCGAGGATCAAAATAATACTGGAACAACTGGACGTTGGAAGGTATCAGCGAAAATTCAACAATTATTGAATACGTTAAAACGGCCAAAGAGACGGCCACTTCCTGAATTTTACGAGGACGATGATATAGAACTCGAGATAGCTGCTAATCCGAAAGATCCTAATGCACCAAAACCGGAAGGTGGTTCGATGACGTCTGCGATCGGTGAACCATTGTCCGTGCCGTCAGGCCTGCCTAGATCACTCGAAGCCGCTATTCAAAg gtACGGCTCAGCAAGTTACAAAGCACCGGTCGCAACCGTTCTAGATCCTAACGGCAAACTCTGCATCACATTGACATATGGAAAACTTTTAAGTCGTTCCCATAAAATAGCCTATACACTTTTAAACAAGGCTCTAAGCCGTGGCGGTGATTGTTGTCTCAAGCCTGGAGATAGAATCGCTTTGGTATATCCGAACAACGATCCAATAAGTTTCATGTGTGCATTTTATGGTTGCCTTCAAGCTGGTATCGTCCCCGTACCGATCGAGGTACCATTGACACGTCGAGACGCAGGTTCCCAACAGATTGGTTTTCTTCTTGGTAGTTGTGAAATACAG GTGGCCCTAACCAGCGAGGCCTGTCTCAAAGGTTTACCAAAGACAGCGGCTGGCGAGGTTGTAGCTTTCAAGGGTTGGCCAAAATTACATTGGTTCGTTACAGAACATTTAGGTAAAACTCCAAAAGATTGGTTACCACCGCCTCGTTTAACCGACGATACACCAGCTTACATCGAGTATACTACAGTAAAGGATGGATCGGTGATGGGTGTGACAGTGACAAGATCAGCTATGCTTGCTCATTGTCGTGCCCTTACTCAAGCATGCGGTTATACAGAAGGAGAAAATGCCGTTTGTGTGTTAGATTTTAAACGGGAAGTTGGCCTCTGGCATAGCACTCTTACTAGCGTATTAAATGGGATGCACGTTATATTTATACCTTATGCCTTGATGAAGGTCAATCCAGCTAGTTGGATGCAAATGATAACGAAACATCGGGCTAGCGTGGCTGTTGTTAAATCACGAGATCTTCATTGGGGTTTATTAGCGACCAAAGATCACAAGGATATATCATTATCCTCATTGAGGTTGCTACTAGTCGCTGACGGTGCCAATCCTTGGTCCCTTTCCTCTTGTGATCAATTTCTTTCGGTGTTCCAATCGAAGGGTTTAAGACCAGACGCTGTATGTCCTTGCGCATCCTCTAGCGAAGCCCTTACCGTTTCTGTCAGAAGACCTGGCCGAGCAGGAGTAAATGCTACTGGGCGTGGTGTCCTTTCTATGTCAGGATTAAGCTACGGTGTTGTTAGGGTAGATCAAGAAAATTCATTGACTTCACTGACGTTACAAGATTGTGGTCAAGTTATGCCAGGAA GTATCGTAGTGGTAGTTAAGATGGAAGGAAAGCCATACATTTGTAAAACCGATGAGGTTGGTGAAATATGCGTCCATAGTGCTGCAACTGGTAGCCAATATTGGGGATTGCAAGGATTAACAAACAATACTTTCAAAGTATCACCTTTACAAGCGGATAGTACTCCATTAGGCGACGTGGAATATACGCGATCTGGTTTGTTAGGATTTCTTGGCCCTGGTGGCTTGGTATTCGTTTGTGGATCTCGCGATGGTCTTATGACTGTGACAGGAAGGAAACATAATGCGGACGATATAATAGCTACCGTATTAGCTGTGGAACCaatgaaattcatttatcGTGGTAGAATAGCTGTCTTCAGCGTAAGAGTTTTGAGAGACGAAAGGATATGTGTCGTTGCTGAGCAGCGGCCCGATTGTAGCGAGGAAGag AGTTTTCAATGGATGTCACGTGTTTTGCAAGCGGTCGATTCAATTCACGCAGTTGGAATTTATTGTCTTGCATTAGTTCCACCTAATTATCTACCAAAAACACCACTTGGGGGTATTCACCTGTCTGAAACTAAAAGACGTTTTCTAGAAGGTGCACTACATCCAGCTAACGTCCTGCTCTGCCCCCACACTTGTGTTACCAACTTACCAAAACCGCGTGAAGTGCATTCGG CGGGGGATTCTGTTGCAGACGTTGGTCCGGCGAGCGTAATGGTTGGCAACATCGTTCAAGGAAATAGACTGGCTTCTGCTCAAGGACGTGACATGGGTGTTTTAGATGAGGATAGCGATAACGCCAAGAAG TATCAATTCATCTCGGAGATTTTACGTTGGCGTGCTGTCAGTACATCTGATCACGTCATCTTCACATCACTCAATGCCAAAGGAGCAGTTGCAACTTCGTTATCGTGTTCTCAATTGCACAAGAAAGCCGAACGCATTGGGAATCTTCTTTTGGATCGTGGAAGAATCAACACTGGGGATCACGTTGCATTGATATTTCCACCTGGGACAGATTTGATATGCGCATTTTATGGTTGTCTTTATGTCGGTGCTGTCCCTGTTACCATCAGGCCTCCACATCCTCAAAATCTACAAACAACATTACCAACCGTACGCATGATCGTCGATGTCAGTAAATCGGTACTCGTACTGACGAATCAAAACATTATGAAACTTCTAAAGACTAAA GAAGCTAATAATGTCATCGAGGTGAAAAGTTGGCCAACGATTCTCGATATGGATGACATGCCAAAGAAGAAGCTTCCGGTTATGTATCGTGCACCTACAGCGGAAATGTTGGCTTACTTGGATTTCAGTGTCTCTACTACGGGCATGTTGGCTGGCATTAAAATGTCTCATGCGGCAGTAACATCGTTGTGCCGTGCTATGAAACTTGCATGCGAATTGTATCCTTCGAGACATATTGCTCTATGTTTAGATCCATATTCTGGTCTTGGATTTGCCCTTTGGTGTTTAAGCAGTATATACAGCGGACATCATTCCATTTTAATACCACCGTCCGAG GTGGAAGCAAATCCAGCCCTTTGGTTGTCAGCTGTTAGCCAGTCTAGAGTAAGGGATACATTTTGCTCATATGGTGTTATGGAGTTGTGCACAAAAGGCTTGGGTTCCTCGGTTCATGCTCTTAAAGCACGTGGCGTTAGTTTGGCCTGCGTAAGAACCTGCGTCGTAGTTGCTGAGGAGAGACCACGAATAGCTTTGACTACGAGCTTCAGTAAATTATTTTCCGCTCTTGGATTAAGTCCACGTGCGGTTTCAACGTCATTCGGATGTAGAGTTAATACTGCCATTTGTCTTCag ggaGCATCTAGTCCAGAACCATCAACGGTATACGTGGACCTACGAGCATTACGTAACGACCGTGTTTCCCTCGTCGAAAGAGGCAGTCCACATTCTCTCTGTCTAATGGAATCTGGAAAATTGTTACCTGGTGTAAAAGTTATCATAGCCAATCCAGAAACAAAAGGCCAATGCGGCGATTCTCATCTAGGAGAAATATGGGTTCAATCGGCTCATAATGCCAGCGGTTATTTCACGATTTATGGGGACGAAACTGATTATGCCGATCATTTCAATGCACGCCTTGTAACAGGAAATACCAATGAGGTTTATGCCAGGACCGGTTATCTTGGTTTTCTTCGACGGACTGAAAGCGTACAACAGTCTGTTATTAGTGATGTTCCCGGTGATACTTCTGCATCCGAAGCCGATCTTGTACCCGGTGACGCCGAATTACATGACGCTGTTTTCGTGGTCGGTGCACTCGACGAAGCCATTTTACTTAGGGGCATGCGATATCATCCAATTGACATTGAAAACAGTGTTATGAGATGTCATAAAAAAATCGCCGAATG CGCCGTGTTTACGTGGACTAATCTGTTAGTAGTAGTGGTCGAGCTCGATGGAAGTGAAAGTGAAGCTCTCGATTTAGTGGCACTAGTTACTAGCGCTGTTTTGGAAGAACATCATTTGGTAGTAGGCGTCGTTGTAGTAGTTGATCCTGGTGTAGTTCCAATCAACTCGAGAGGTGAGAAACAACGGATGCATTTGCGCGATGGATTTCTTGCCGATCAACTTGACCCAATTTATGTAGCCTATAACATGTGA